The following are encoded together in the Streptococcus oralis genome:
- a CDS encoding biotin transporter BioY: protein MKKAHIYAIPAIGAALIAVLAQISLPIGPVPFTLQNFAIGLIATVFRPREAVLSVALYLLLGSIGLPVFAGGGAGFHVLVGPSAGYLWFDLVYAGLTSYLIHQNSGYIRIFLANLLGDSLVFVGGILSLHFLAGMPFDKALAVGVLPFILPDLGKIIAISFIGRPLLERLKSLPYFSR from the coding sequence TTGAAAAAAGCTCATATTTATGCTATCCCTGCTATCGGTGCTGCTCTCATTGCCGTATTGGCACAAATCAGTCTCCCTATCGGTCCTGTCCCCTTCACTTTGCAAAACTTTGCAATTGGTCTGATTGCTACTGTTTTTAGACCCAGAGAAGCTGTTCTATCTGTAGCTCTCTATCTCCTGCTGGGTTCCATTGGTTTACCTGTTTTTGCAGGGGGAGGAGCTGGATTTCACGTTTTAGTCGGTCCAAGTGCAGGCTATCTTTGGTTTGACCTTGTCTATGCAGGACTTACATCTTATCTCATCCATCAAAATAGTGGCTACATTCGCATTTTCCTAGCCAACCTCTTGGGTGACTCCCTCGTCTTTGTCGGAGGTATTCTCAGCCTCCACTTCCTTGCTGGGATGCCATTTGATAAGGCACTAGCTGTCGGTGTCCTTCCCTTTATCCTTCCTGATCTTGGTAAGATTATTGCCATTAGTTTCATTGGTCGTCCCCTCCTAGAACGATTGAAAAGCCTTCCATATTTTTCAAGATAA
- the gor gene encoding glutathione-disulfide reductase → MREYDIIAIGGGSGGIATMNRAGEHGAKAAVIEEKKLGGTCVNVGCVPKKIMWYGAQIAESFHHYGPDYGFTSSDIQFDFAKLRQNREAYIDRARSSYDGSFKRNGVDLIEGRAHFVDSHTVSVDGELIRAKHIVIATGARPSIPTIPGAELGGSSDDVFAWEQLPESVAILGAGYIAVELAGVLHALGVKTDLFVRRDRPLRTFDSYIVEGLVNEMEETGLPLHTHKVPVKLEETDQGITIHFEDGSSHTASQVIWATGRRPNVDGLELEKAGVTLNQRGFIQVDEYQNTVVDGIYALGDVTGEKELTPVAIKAGRTLSERLFNGKTSAKMDYTTIPTVVFSHPAIGTVGLTEDQAIKEYGQDNIKVYKSSFASMYSAVTNHRQESRFKLITAGADEKVVGLHGLGYGVDEMIQGFAVAIKMGATKADFDATVAIHPTASEEFVTMR, encoded by the coding sequence ATGAGAGAATATGATATCATCGCCATCGGTGGAGGGAGCGGTGGCATTGCCACCATGAACCGAGCTGGCGAACACGGTGCTAAAGCAGCTGTTATCGAGGAGAAAAAATTAGGTGGAACCTGCGTCAATGTCGGCTGCGTTCCTAAGAAAATCATGTGGTATGGAGCGCAGATCGCTGAAAGCTTCCACCACTACGGTCCTGACTATGGGTTTACGAGTTCAGATATTCAATTTGATTTCGCAAAACTTCGTCAAAATCGTGAAGCCTACATCGATCGTGCCCGCTCGTCTTATGATGGAAGTTTCAAGCGCAACGGTGTTGATTTGATTGAAGGTCGTGCTCATTTCGTTGATTCCCACACAGTCAGCGTTGATGGTGAATTGATTCGTGCCAAACATATCGTAATTGCGACTGGTGCTCGCCCAAGCATCCCAACTATCCCTGGAGCTGAACTCGGTGGTAGCTCAGACGATGTCTTTGCTTGGGAGCAACTTCCTGAATCCGTTGCGATTCTTGGAGCTGGCTATATCGCCGTTGAATTAGCAGGTGTTCTCCACGCGCTAGGAGTAAAAACGGATTTGTTTGTCCGTCGTGATCGTCCCTTGCGCACGTTTGACAGCTACATCGTTGAAGGTCTTGTCAATGAAATGGAAGAAACAGGTCTACCTTTGCACACACACAAGGTACCCGTCAAGCTCGAAGAAACGGATCAAGGTATTACCATTCATTTCGAAGACGGTTCTAGTCACACTGCTAGCCAAGTTATTTGGGCTACCGGTCGCCGTCCAAATGTAGATGGTCTTGAGTTAGAAAAGGCCGGCGTTACACTCAACCAACGTGGATTTATCCAAGTGGATGAGTATCAAAATACTGTTGTAGATGGTATCTATGCCCTTGGAGACGTTACTGGTGAGAAGGAACTAACTCCAGTAGCCATCAAGGCTGGACGTACCCTATCTGAACGTCTCTTTAATGGGAAAACAAGTGCTAAGATGGACTACACGACTATCCCTACTGTTGTCTTCTCACACCCAGCAATCGGAACAGTTGGTTTAACTGAAGATCAAGCTATCAAAGAATACGGCCAAGATAACATCAAAGTCTACAAATCAAGTTTTGCATCTATGTACTCTGCCGTTACAAACCATCGTCAAGAATCACGCTTCAAACTCATCACCGCTGGTGCTGATGAAAAAGTTGTTGGCCTTCACGGACTCGGTTATGGAGTGGATGAGATGATTCAAGGATTCGCTGTTGCCATCAAGATGGGAGCAACCAAGGCGGACTTTGATGCTACAGTAGCTATCCACCCAACTGCCTCAGAAGAATTTGTGACCATGCGCTAA
- a CDS encoding efflux RND transporter periplasmic adaptor subunit produces the protein MKRNKKAKKWQLYTAIGIASAIVIGAAGILIFRQPSQSAVKDETSHIVTAKEGSVASSVLLSGTVTAKNEQYVYFDASKGDLDEILVSVGDKVEEGQALVKYSSADAQAAYDAAERAVAKADRHIEELKKARENASAAPASPQVPTEAGLPEQAQAATSSVSSIDSQISDAKDNRADAVAQLNKAQAQLDAATVLSTLEGTVVEVNRNVSKSPTGNSQVVVHVVSNENLQVKGELSEYNLANLSVGQEVTFTSKVYQDKSWTGKISYISDYPKNNGEAANAALGGNTGSKYPYTVDVTSDIGELKQGFSVSVEVKNKSKAILVPLTSVVTENDKNYVWLVDDQKKAKKVEVTLGNADADNQEITSGLTDGAKVISNPTSSLEEGKEVKADEETN, from the coding sequence ATGAAAAGAAATAAGAAGGCAAAAAAATGGCAATTATACACAGCGATTGGTATTGCCAGTGCTATTGTTATCGGTGCTGCGGGAATTTTGATTTTTAGACAACCTTCCCAGTCAGCAGTCAAGGATGAAACCTCTCATATCGTTACTGCTAAGGAAGGTTCCGTTGCTTCATCGGTTCTCTTGTCAGGTACGGTTACAGCAAAAAATGAACAATACGTTTATTTTGATGCTAGTAAGGGAGATTTAGATGAAATTCTCGTTTCGGTTGGAGACAAGGTCGAAGAAGGGCAAGCTTTGGTCAAATACAGCAGTGCGGATGCTCAAGCTGCCTATGATGCAGCAGAACGTGCAGTTGCAAAGGCAGACCGTCATATCGAGGAGTTAAAAAAAGCTCGTGAAAATGCATCAGCTGCACCAGCTTCTCCACAGGTTCCAACAGAAGCTGGACTCCCAGAACAGGCGCAAGCAGCGACTTCTTCAGTATCTTCTATTGATTCTCAAATCAGTGATGCCAAGGATAATCGTGCAGATGCTGTGGCTCAGCTCAATAAGGCTCAAGCACAATTAGATGCAGCAACTGTCCTCAGTACACTAGAAGGGACTGTAGTTGAAGTTAATCGTAATGTTTCCAAATCGCCAACAGGTAATAGCCAAGTGGTAGTACATGTCGTAAGTAATGAAAACTTGCAGGTCAAAGGAGAGTTGTCTGAATACAACCTTGCTAATCTTTCTGTTGGACAAGAAGTTACCTTTACTTCGAAGGTTTATCAAGATAAGAGCTGGACAGGTAAGATTAGCTATATTTCTGATTATCCTAAAAACAACGGAGAAGCAGCAAATGCAGCCCTTGGAGGAAATACTGGCTCTAAGTACCCTTATACTGTTGATGTGACCAGCGATATCGGAGAGTTGAAACAAGGCTTCTCTGTCAGTGTGGAAGTCAAAAATAAGAGTAAGGCCATCCTTGTTCCTCTGACAAGTGTTGTTACCGAAAATGACAAAAACTATGTCTGGCTCGTTGACGACCAGAAAAAAGCCAAGAAAGTGGAAGTTACTTTGGGGAATGCGGATGCAGACAACCAAGAAATTACTTCAGGTTTGACAGACGGTGCCAAGGTCATCAGTAATCCAACATCTTCCTTGGAAGAAGGAAAAGAGGTGAAGGCTGATGAAGAAACTAATTAG
- a CDS encoding ABC transporter ATP-binding protein: MKKLISLKNICRSYRNGDQELQVLKNINLEVHEGEFVAIMGPSGSGKSTLMNTIGMLDTPTSGEYYLEGQEVAGLGEKQLAKVRNQQIGFVFQQFFLLSKLNALQNVELPLIYAGVSASKRRKLAEEFLEKVELTERSHHLPSELSGGQKQRVAIARALVNNPSIILADEPTGALDTKTGNQIMQLLVELNKEGKTIIMVTHEPEIAAYAKRQIVIRDGVISSDSAQVEKEEN; the protein is encoded by the coding sequence ATGAAGAAACTAATTAGTCTCAAAAATATCTGTAGAAGTTATCGAAATGGTGACCAAGAACTGCAGGTCCTTAAAAATATCAATCTAGAAGTTCATGAAGGTGAGTTTGTTGCCATTATGGGACCATCTGGTTCTGGTAAGTCTACCTTGATGAATACCATCGGAATGTTGGATACACCAACTAGTGGAGAGTACTACCTTGAAGGACAAGAAGTTGCAGGTCTTGGAGAGAAACAACTGGCCAAGGTCCGCAATCAGCAAATCGGCTTTGTCTTTCAGCAGTTCTTTCTCTTGTCCAAGCTTAATGCTCTTCAAAACGTCGAATTGCCCTTGATTTACGCGGGTGTTTCGGCTTCAAAACGTCGGAAATTGGCTGAGGAGTTTCTGGAAAAGGTTGAGCTGACGGAGCGCAGTCATCATTTGCCGTCTGAGTTATCAGGTGGTCAAAAGCAACGTGTAGCGATTGCGCGTGCCTTGGTAAATAATCCCTCTATCATCCTAGCGGACGAACCTACAGGAGCCTTAGATACCAAGACAGGAAATCAAATCATGCAGCTGTTGGTGGAGCTAAACAAGGAAGGGAAGACCATTATCATGGTCACGCACGAGCCTGAGATTGCTGCCTATGCCAAACGCCAAATTGTCATTCGTGATGGGGTCATCTCGTCTGACAGTGCTCAGGTAGAAAAGGAGGAAAACTAA
- a CDS encoding ABC transporter permease — MQNLKFAFSSIMAHKMRSFLTMIGIIIGVSSVVVIMALGDSMSRQVNKNMTKSQKDIHVFFSPIKSKDGSFTQKQSALTVSGKEEDVHVEPPKPLESWVKEAAKLKGVDSYYVTNSTNVTLSYKDKKVERATLTGGNSTYMNAVENEIVAGRSLRPQDYKEFASVILLDEELAKSLFDSPEAAVNQVISVNEFSYRVIGVYTSNEAKTAKAFGIGGLPITTNISLAANFNTDEISNIVFRVNDTSLTQTLGPELARKLTEIAGLQQGEYQVADATAAFQEVQQLFGFMTTIISAIAGISLFVGGTGVMNIMLVSVTERTREIGLRKALGATRANILVQFLIESMILTLLGGVIGLGIAAGMTMLAGVLLQNMIAGIEVGVSLPIALFSLAVSASVGMVFGVLPANKASKLDPIEALRYE; from the coding sequence ATGCAGAATCTGAAATTTGCCTTTTCATCCATCATGGCCCACAAGATGCGTTCCTTCCTGACTATGATTGGGATTATCATCGGAGTTTCGTCTGTCGTTGTCATCATGGCTCTGGGAGACTCCATGTCTCGTCAGGTCAATAAAAATATGACCAAATCACAGAAGGATATCCATGTCTTTTTCTCTCCTATTAAAAGCAAGGACGGTTCCTTCACGCAGAAACAATCCGCTTTGACAGTCAGCGGGAAAGAAGAGGATGTTCATGTTGAACCACCAAAACCACTAGAATCCTGGGTCAAGGAAGCTGCTAAACTTAAAGGAGTAGACAGTTACTATGTCACCAACTCGACCAACGTCACCCTATCTTATAAGGATAAGAAGGTTGAACGCGCGACTCTGACAGGCGGAAATAGTACCTACATGAACGCAGTTGAAAATGAAATCGTTGCGGGTAGAAGTCTAAGACCGCAAGACTACAAGGAATTTGCCAGTGTGATTTTGTTGGATGAAGAATTAGCCAAGAGTTTGTTTGATAGTCCAGAAGCTGCGGTTAATCAAGTCATCTCTGTCAATGAATTTAGTTACCGTGTGATTGGCGTTTATACTAGCAATGAAGCTAAAACTGCTAAAGCCTTTGGGATTGGTGGTCTTCCAATTACGACCAATATCTCTCTCGCAGCCAATTTTAATACTGATGAAATCTCGAATATCGTCTTTCGTGTCAATGATACTAGTCTAACGCAGACCTTGGGACCAGAGTTGGCTCGAAAACTGACCGAGATTGCAGGTCTTCAACAAGGGGAGTACCAAGTTGCGGATGCAACTGCCGCCTTCCAAGAGGTACAACAACTATTTGGTTTTATGACCACCATTATCAGTGCCATTGCAGGAATCTCTCTCTTTGTCGGGGGAACTGGTGTTATGAATATCATGCTAGTTTCGGTTACAGAACGCACGCGTGAGATTGGTCTACGTAAGGCGCTTGGAGCTACACGGGCTAATATCTTGGTACAGTTTTTGATTGAGTCTATGATCTTGACCTTGCTAGGTGGTGTCATCGGTCTTGGGATTGCTGCTGGAATGACCATGTTAGCTGGAGTACTGCTTCAAAACATGATTGCAGGTATTGAAGTTGGGGTTTCCCTCCCAATCGCTCTCTTTAGCTTGGCTGTGTCAGCCAGTG